The genomic stretch GAGAAATTGGTGCTCGTTAAACCGTTAACTTTCATGAACGAGTCCGGTCAAGCTGTTGGGAAACTCGCGCGATTTTTTCGTCTACAACCAGACCACATTGTCGTAGTTCACGACGAGTTGGATCTGGATTTTGGCCGCTTACGCATGAAATTGGGTGGCTCTGATAATGGCCACAACGGGTTGAAATCTATTCGTTCCCATTTAGCAACCGGTGATTTCTTGCGGGTGCGCATCGGCATTGGACGTCCACCCGGCAAAATGTCTAGCGCAGATTATGTACTGGGGCGTTTCCCGACTAATCAGCGCGCCGAGCTAGAAACCGAAATCTCGATAGCTGCTGATGCTTGTTTTACTCTAATCTCGTCCGGTTTAGCCAGTGCGCAAAACCAGTTCAATAGCTAAACCGAGCAGATGACTAAACTTGCTGAAGTGAGCGCAGCTATTTCTGGCCTGATTCAAGCCATCACCAAGGATCCTGGGGTGGGGCAGGTTATTAATGATGCCTCAGCTGGTGTTGGTCAGGTGGATTTATCTTGCCCGATTTCAGCTAGAGCCACGTTGTGCGCCGCAATAGCAAAAAAGCGTCCGCTGCTCATCGTTACCGCAACTTTTCGGCAGGCAGAACAACTAGTAGATGAGTTAGGTTCCCTTATTGGTCAATCCCTTGTCTGCTATTACCCAGCCTGGGAAACGCTGCCACATGAACGGTTATCCCCGCGTTCCGATACGGTAGCCAAACGCCTGACTGTGTTGCGTCGGCTTGCTGGGAATGACGAGTTGGGCGCGCCAAAAATCATCGTTGCACCGATTCGTGCAGTGCTCCAACCTCAAGCAGGCGACTTGGGTAAGTTGCCTGTCGTTAAGGTTAAAGTCGGTGACGAATATCCCCTTGAAGAGCTATCAAAAGATCTAGTGGCAGC from Vaginimicrobium propionicum encodes the following:
- the pth gene encoding aminoacyl-tRNA hydrolase, translated to MIVGLGNPGPKYASTRHNVGFMVADKLAGQASVNFNTASGVRAEVAETVFSSAGLGVAGGEKLVLVKPLTFMNESGQAVGKLARFFRLQPDHIVVVHDELDLDFGRLRMKLGGSDNGHNGLKSIRSHLATGDFLRVRIGIGRPPGKMSSADYVLGRFPTNQRAELETEISIAADACFTLISSGLASAQNQFNS